A window from Deltaproteobacteria bacterium encodes these proteins:
- a CDS encoding glycerol dehydratase reactivase beta/small subunit family protein, with product MKFSEPGKKPAVFIRVGGSAARELLAPIFWGLEEEGIPAELHETTAEPAVVLAKEAADSSPLNVGIGLNANEGVAVLHHRDLPADKPLFEFAAGELQPPRLRQLGLNAARLVKGDPLVTGSPSSSGLAAAEPQQWTPGELNQQQLLELIQGIVSELLQKNR from the coding sequence ATGAAATTTTCTGAGCCAGGCAAGAAACCCGCCGTGTTCATCCGGGTGGGGGGCAGCGCGGCCAGAGAGTTGCTAGCGCCGATCTTCTGGGGGCTCGAAGAAGAGGGTATTCCGGCTGAACTTCATGAGACAACAGCCGAGCCAGCAGTAGTGCTGGCCAAGGAGGCAGCTGACAGTTCACCTTTGAACGTGGGTATCGGCCTCAATGCAAATGAAGGTGTTGCTGTTCTGCACCATCGAGATCTGCCAGCCGACAAGCCTTTGTTCGAGTTTGCTGCTGGCGAGCTGCAGCCGCCACGTCTGCGGCAGTTAGGCCTCAATGCCGCCCGCCTGGTCAAAGGAGATCCACTGGTCACTGGTAGCCCCTCCAGTTCAGGGCTTGCAGCAGCGGAGCCGCAGCAGTGGACTCCGGGGGAACTGAACCAGCAACAACTGCTAGAGTTGATTCAGGGGATAGTGAGTGAACTTTTGCAGAAAAACAGGTGA
- a CDS encoding EutN/CcmL family microcompartment protein encodes MLIARVIGTVVATRKHERLVGSKIQIVQPLEPRTQREKDAPFVAVDAVGAGVGEQVVVVLGSGARQALDNELCPVDATIIGIVDEIDVQKG; translated from the coding sequence ATGTTGATTGCCCGAGTAATAGGAACGGTGGTCGCCACCCGTAAACACGAGCGGTTGGTGGGCAGCAAGATACAGATAGTTCAACCCCTGGAACCCAGGACCCAGCGTGAAAAAGATGCTCCCTTTGTGGCGGTAGACGCCGTAGGCGCTGGTGTTGGTGAGCAGGTGGTAGTGGTCCTCGGCAGTGGTGCTCGGCAGGCACTGGACAACGAGCTGTGCCCGGTGGATGCTACCATCATTGGCATAGTCGATGAAATAGACGTGCAAAAAGGATAA
- a CDS encoding diol dehydratase reactivase subunit alpha, with product MVYIAGVDVGNNSTEVAIGELRDGGQVSFLSSSLVPTVGIKGTVHNAMGIIDALDMALQPLAIERQSLSSILLNEATPVIGDVAMETITETVITESAMIGHNPATPGGLGLGLGTTIRLEELPGAAKHEPWIVIIPGTVDFQEAASRLNEAAAAGLNLAGAIVQKDDAVLINNRLQRAIPIVDEVRHIERVPLGMTAAVEVAGPGRTIEKLANPYDIATLFNLSPEETRRVVPIARALMGTRSAVVIKTPRGDIRERRIPAGKIVLLGSKRKAEVQVEAGAEAIMRQVAHVSPLVEIQAEPGTNVGGMFEHVRQVMADLTDQPVSAIRVQDILAVDTMKPQQVLGSLAGEYAMGNAVGLAAMVETQKLPMQRLARKLEQEVMVPTVVAGVEAEMAIRGAMTTPGTSAPLAILDLGGGSTDASFIDEAGNIRSVHLAGAGDMVSMLIDTELALEDRELAENIKWYPLAKVETLFHMRHEDGSVQFFHEPLDPRSFGRVVVLTEQGAVPLEVRESLAKIAAVRQEAKKKVFVRNALRALERVAPAGNIRLISFVVLVGGSALDFEIPRMISDALVEYGVVTGRANVRGLEGPRNAVATGLILAHAEKQRG from the coding sequence ATGGTGTATATAGCCGGGGTGGATGTTGGCAACAATTCCACTGAGGTGGCCATAGGTGAGCTCAGAGATGGAGGGCAGGTATCTTTTCTCTCCAGTTCTCTGGTGCCCACGGTTGGGATCAAGGGAACTGTGCATAATGCCATGGGCATCATAGACGCCCTTGATATGGCTCTGCAGCCGCTTGCCATTGAGCGGCAGAGTCTCAGCAGTATTCTCCTGAACGAGGCAACGCCGGTAATTGGCGATGTGGCCATGGAGACCATCACCGAGACGGTGATAACGGAGTCGGCCATGATCGGCCACAATCCGGCAACCCCTGGAGGTCTGGGCCTCGGACTCGGCACTACTATAAGACTGGAAGAGCTGCCTGGGGCTGCGAAACATGAACCGTGGATTGTTATAATTCCCGGTACAGTGGACTTCCAGGAGGCAGCGTCGCGACTCAACGAGGCAGCGGCAGCCGGCCTCAACCTGGCCGGGGCCATAGTCCAGAAAGACGACGCTGTGCTCATTAACAATAGGTTGCAGCGTGCTATCCCCATCGTGGATGAAGTCAGACACATTGAGCGGGTGCCACTAGGAATGACGGCAGCCGTGGAGGTGGCCGGGCCAGGCAGGACCATTGAAAAGCTGGCCAATCCTTATGATATCGCCACGCTGTTCAATTTGAGTCCAGAGGAAACCAGGCGGGTGGTGCCCATTGCCAGGGCTCTCATGGGAACCCGCAGTGCTGTGGTCATCAAGACCCCGCGCGGCGACATAAGAGAGCGCCGAATCCCTGCCGGCAAGATCGTTTTGCTAGGTTCTAAAAGGAAGGCAGAGGTCCAGGTGGAGGCAGGCGCCGAGGCCATAATGAGACAGGTGGCTCACGTTTCACCGCTGGTGGAAATCCAGGCCGAGCCAGGGACCAATGTGGGGGGCATGTTCGAGCATGTGCGTCAGGTAATGGCGGACCTCACAGATCAACCGGTCAGTGCCATCCGAGTGCAGGATATTCTGGCTGTGGACACCATGAAGCCGCAACAAGTTCTCGGAAGTCTGGCTGGCGAATATGCCATGGGCAATGCTGTGGGGTTGGCGGCCATGGTGGAAACTCAGAAACTGCCAATGCAGCGACTCGCCCGGAAGCTGGAACAGGAGGTCATGGTTCCCACAGTTGTTGCCGGAGTCGAGGCTGAGATGGCCATTCGCGGGGCCATGACTACACCCGGCACTTCGGCGCCCCTGGCCATATTGGATCTCGGCGGCGGCTCCACCGACGCCTCCTTTATTGACGAGGCCGGCAATATTCGCAGTGTTCATCTCGCCGGTGCCGGGGACATGGTCTCCATGCTCATCGACACGGAACTGGCTCTGGAAGACCGGGAACTTGCCGAGAACATAAAATGGTATCCCCTGGCCAAGGTGGAGACACTTTTTCACATGCGCCATGAGGACGGCTCAGTGCAATTTTTCCATGAGCCTCTTGATCCTCGCTCCTTCGGACGGGTTGTGGTGCTTACTGAACAGGGAGCGGTGCCGCTCGAGGTCAGGGAATCGCTGGCAAAGATTGCTGCGGTTCGCCAGGAGGCCAAAAAAAAAGTTTTTGTGCGTAATGCATTGCGAGCTCTGGAAAGGGTGGCCCCGGCCGGCAATATTCGCCTGATCAGTTTTGTAGTGCTGGTGGGTGGCTCGGCTCTGGATTTCGAAATTCCTCGGATGATCTCAGACGCCCTGGTGGAATATGGCGTAGTTACTGGGCGGGCCAATGTTCGCGGGCTCGAGGGGCCTCGCAACGCAGTGGCCACTGGCCTGATTCTGGCGCATGCCGAGAAGCAGAGAGGATAA
- a CDS encoding diol dehydratase small subunit, giving the protein MIAEAVKRVMAALGEPTKKTAQASGPTTRLDARKDYPLASKRPDLVRSASGLGPEEITVDKVEAGQITFDDVKIRAETLEYQAQIAESAGRPRVAANLRRAGEMTRIPDERVLEIYNALRPYRSTKEELLDIARELEAKYQARVCAALVLEAAEVYEKRGRLKQS; this is encoded by the coding sequence ATGATAGCTGAGGCAGTAAAGCGTGTCATGGCAGCACTGGGCGAACCAACAAAGAAAACGGCCCAAGCTAGTGGGCCGACAACAAGACTTGATGCCAGGAAGGACTATCCCCTGGCAAGCAAACGGCCTGATCTGGTGCGCTCAGCCAGCGGCCTTGGCCCAGAGGAAATAACAGTTGACAAAGTGGAGGCCGGGCAGATCACCTTTGATGACGTGAAGATTCGCGCCGAAACCTTGGAATACCAGGCGCAGATTGCTGAAAGCGCTGGACGGCCCCGAGTCGCCGCCAATCTACGCCGAGCAGGAGAAATGACTAGGATTCCAGACGAGCGCGTCCTGGAGATCTACAATGCTCTGCGGCCCTATCGGTCAACGAAAGAGGAACTGCTCGATATCGCCAGGGAACTGGAAGCGAAGTACCAGGCGCGAGTTTGCGCGGCGCTGGTGTTGGAGGCGGCAGAAGTATACGAAAAGCGCGGCAGGTTGAAGCAGTCTTAG
- the pduB gene encoding propanediol utilization microcompartment protein PduB, whose translation MQEELINKVLKEVMKRVGSASSGAAGSKAPKKNNPSAAASLAELTEFVGIGPGDTQGIVIANLDPIIHEIMGFDKTYRSLGIIGGRVGAGPQLMAADEGIKATNTEILRVEMPRDTKGQAGHGNLIIFGAEDVSDARRAVEVTLEVLPKFFGDVYANDQGYTENQYSARVSKVLNFALKVPEGRAFGLILGAPAVVGMLMVDTAVKAADVEVLGYGSPAHGTSLTNEVFIWVTGDSGAVRQAVIAGREVGNKLLAAWGEEPKSLGTPYI comes from the coding sequence ATGCAAGAAGAATTGATAAATAAAGTCTTGAAGGAAGTGATGAAAAGGGTTGGCTCGGCCTCCTCTGGGGCGGCTGGGTCTAAGGCACCTAAGAAGAATAATCCCTCTGCAGCAGCAAGTCTGGCGGAACTCACCGAATTTGTCGGCATTGGCCCAGGGGACACTCAGGGAATCGTCATTGCCAATCTGGATCCCATAATCCACGAGATCATGGGCTTTGACAAGACCTATCGTTCTCTGGGAATCATTGGCGGCCGGGTGGGGGCTGGCCCACAACTGATGGCGGCTGACGAGGGGATCAAGGCAACCAATACAGAGATCCTCAGAGTTGAGATGCCTAGAGATACCAAAGGGCAGGCTGGCCATGGCAATCTGATCATATTCGGGGCAGAAGACGTCTCTGACGCCCGCCGTGCTGTGGAGGTGACTCTGGAGGTACTGCCAAAGTTTTTCGGTGATGTGTACGCCAACGACCAGGGCTATACCGAGAATCAGTATTCTGCCAGGGTAAGCAAGGTTCTGAACTTTGCCTTGAAAGTCCCTGAAGGACGGGCTTTCGGTTTGATCCTTGGAGCCCCCGCAGTGGTAGGTATGCTCATGGTTGACACAGCTGTCAAGGCAGCCGATGTGGAAGTTCTCGGCTACGGTTCACCTGCCCATGGGACCAGCCTGACCAATGAGGTTTTTATCTGGGTGACCGGTGACTCTGGGGCAGTGCGCCAGGCGGTAATTGCTGGTCGAGAAGTGGGCAACAAACTGTTGGCCGCCTGGGGTGAGGAACCGAAGTCATTGGGTACACCATACATATAG
- a CDS encoding BMC domain-containing protein, with protein sequence MEKQSLGLIETWGMVAAIEAADAGSKAANVAFLGFEQVPTGLVVLRFVGDVAAVKAAVAAAEAAAVKVGRVVAVHVIPRPDEQIPRFEPQKPPPVEKQKTEAPPEGPPPSPAKEKAEKTLKRTARKRGKGKAESAKAVKKKGRKSRK encoded by the coding sequence ATGGAAAAGCAGAGTCTAGGCCTCATTGAAACCTGGGGAATGGTAGCTGCTATAGAAGCGGCGGATGCGGGCAGCAAGGCGGCAAATGTTGCTTTTCTTGGTTTTGAGCAGGTGCCGACCGGTCTGGTCGTGCTGAGATTTGTAGGCGATGTGGCGGCAGTCAAGGCAGCGGTGGCAGCAGCAGAAGCCGCAGCGGTCAAGGTGGGCAGAGTGGTGGCCGTACACGTAATTCCCAGGCCGGACGAACAGATACCTAGGTTCGAACCGCAGAAGCCGCCTCCTGTTGAGAAGCAAAAAACCGAGGCACCTCCCGAGGGGCCTCCACCTTCTCCCGCAAAGGAGAAGGCAGAGAAAACGCTGAAGCGAACGGCTCGCAAGAGGGGAAAAGGCAAAGCAGAAAGCGCCAAGGCAGTGAAGAAGAAAGGCAGGAAATCCCGCAAGTGA
- a CDS encoding propanediol/glycerol family dehydratase large subunit, translating into MARRQKRFQVLAERAVNKDGFIKEWIEVGLVAMDSPNDPTPGIKIENGKVMELDGKSRRDFDMIDTWIADHCIDTSVAEEAMAVDSLKFAQMLVDIHVPRSEIVRLSVGMTPAKILDVLKKMNVVELMMAMQKLRPRRTPSNQAHVTNLKDTPALLAADAAEGAYRGFSELETTVGVGRYAPMNALSILVGSQTGRPGSLTQCAVEEALELTMGMRGLTAYAETVSVYGTEQVFVDGDDTPWSKAFLASAYASRGLKMRYTSGTGSEVQMGYAEGKSMLYLEIRCVMITKAAGVQGLQNGSISVIGVPGAVPGGIRAVLAENVATVLMDLEVASGNDQTFTHSPIRNTARMLMQFLPGTDLIFSGYSAVPNYDNMFAGSTHDSDDYDDYLVLQRDLQVDGGLRPVREDEVIAVRNKAARALQAVFQELGLPPITDEEVEEATYAHGSKEMPDRHVPDDLRAIDEMMKRGTTGLDVVKALAKHGFRDVAEAVLGMLKAKVSGDYLHTSAIFDDDFEVLSAVNDPNDYQGPGTGYRLEGARWELLKDIPQAISPEDV; encoded by the coding sequence ATGGCTAGAAGACAAAAACGCTTCCAAGTGCTTGCCGAACGAGCCGTCAACAAAGACGGCTTTATCAAGGAATGGATTGAAGTAGGTCTGGTCGCCATGGACAGTCCCAATGATCCAACGCCCGGAATAAAGATAGAAAACGGCAAGGTGATGGAACTGGACGGCAAGAGTCGTCGAGATTTCGATATGATCGATACCTGGATAGCAGACCACTGTATAGATACGTCCGTGGCTGAGGAGGCAATGGCCGTTGACTCCCTGAAATTCGCCCAGATGCTGGTGGATATCCACGTGCCCCGTTCTGAGATCGTCCGTCTATCTGTCGGCATGACCCCAGCAAAGATCCTCGACGTTCTAAAGAAGATGAATGTGGTGGAGCTTATGATGGCCATGCAAAAACTGCGGCCCAGGCGGACGCCGTCCAACCAGGCTCACGTTACCAATTTAAAGGATACGCCGGCCTTGTTGGCCGCGGATGCGGCTGAAGGCGCCTATCGGGGCTTCAGTGAGCTGGAGACCACGGTCGGTGTTGGTCGTTACGCCCCCATGAACGCCCTTTCTATTCTTGTGGGCTCCCAGACAGGGAGACCTGGCTCGCTCACCCAATGTGCCGTGGAAGAGGCCCTTGAACTCACCATGGGAATGCGAGGACTGACAGCCTATGCTGAAACAGTTTCTGTCTATGGAACCGAACAGGTTTTTGTAGACGGCGATGACACCCCCTGGTCCAAGGCCTTCCTGGCTTCGGCCTATGCCTCGCGGGGCTTGAAAATGAGGTACACCTCAGGCACGGGCTCAGAAGTGCAGATGGGCTATGCCGAGGGCAAGTCCATGCTGTACCTGGAGATTCGCTGCGTAATGATCACCAAGGCTGCTGGAGTTCAGGGGTTGCAAAACGGCTCCATCAGTGTAATCGGCGTGCCAGGGGCAGTGCCAGGTGGTATTCGGGCAGTGCTGGCAGAAAATGTGGCCACTGTTCTCATGGACCTGGAAGTTGCCTCGGGTAATGATCAGACTTTTACCCATTCACCCATTCGCAACACGGCGCGTATGCTGATGCAGTTTCTTCCCGGTACAGACCTGATTTTTTCCGGCTACAGCGCGGTGCCCAACTATGACAACATGTTTGCCGGCTCTACCCATGACTCGGACGATTATGACGACTATCTCGTGCTGCAACGTGATTTGCAGGTTGATGGCGGCTTGCGACCGGTAAGGGAAGATGAGGTGATAGCCGTGCGCAACAAGGCAGCCAGGGCGTTGCAGGCTGTATTCCAGGAATTGGGGCTGCCGCCGATTACGGATGAGGAGGTAGAGGAAGCCACCTATGCCCATGGCAGCAAGGAGATGCCAGATCGGCATGTTCCTGATGACCTGCGCGCCATTGATGAGATGATGAAGCGTGGGACTACGGGACTGGATGTGGTTAAGGCCCTGGCAAAACATGGATTCAGGGATGTGGCGGAGGCGGTACTTGGCATGTTGAAGGCAAAGGTATCTGGAGATTACCTCCACACTTCGGCTATTTTCGACGACGATTTTGAAGTGCTGAGCGCAGTCAACGATCCTAATGATTATCAGGGACCTGGGACAGGCTATCGGCTCGAAGGCGCAAGATGGGAGCTCTTGAAGGATATCCCACAGGCCATTAGTCCTGAAGACGTCTAG
- a CDS encoding aldehyde dehydrogenase EutE yields the protein MSVNKEIIADLVKQVIAELTKDGESQRQSDHSGLADTVEAAVVGAVAAQKSLIALSLEKRNEIIAAMRQAALENNEQLAAMAVEETGIGRYEDKVRENILCATKTPGTEDIRPQALSGDDGLMLLEFAPVGVIGALTPITNPTGTIINNSIGMIAAGNAVVFNPHPTATKTSTRMIQILHQAVVTAGGPAGLISSVRKPTLDTAKQIIEHPKVNMLVATGGRPVVKVVLSSGKKAIGAGAGNPPALVDETAHIRRAARCIVDGASINNNVFCTSEKEVIVVDEVANSLIKFMQETGKVYLLDAEEASRVTDLVVTPEGKVNVAYIGKNVQVILRQIGIELGEEYRLAIFEAAKDHPLVWLEQMMPIMPIVRVQDVQEGISFAVEVEQGNRHTAIMHSTNVDNMTAFARAVQTTIFVKNGPSFAGIGLGGEGHTAFTIAGPTGEGLTSARTFTRQRRCTLVEGFRII from the coding sequence ATGTCGGTCAACAAGGAAATAATTGCCGACTTGGTGAAACAGGTTATAGCCGAGCTCACAAAGGACGGAGAATCTCAGAGGCAGTCCGACCACTCTGGTCTTGCCGATACAGTTGAAGCCGCGGTAGTGGGCGCGGTGGCAGCCCAGAAAAGTCTCATTGCCCTGTCTCTCGAGAAGCGCAATGAGATTATTGCTGCCATGCGGCAGGCAGCCCTGGAAAATAATGAACAGCTTGCCGCCATGGCAGTAGAGGAAACTGGAATTGGCCGCTATGAAGACAAAGTCAGAGAGAACATTCTATGTGCCACCAAGACTCCGGGCACTGAGGATATTCGCCCCCAGGCGCTGAGCGGCGATGATGGTTTGATGCTTCTGGAGTTTGCCCCGGTGGGTGTCATTGGCGCCCTGACTCCCATCACCAATCCTACTGGAACAATCATCAACAACAGTATCGGCATGATAGCCGCCGGCAATGCTGTGGTCTTCAATCCTCATCCCACAGCGACCAAAACCAGTACTAGGATGATTCAAATACTCCATCAGGCCGTAGTGACTGCTGGGGGCCCTGCTGGTCTGATTTCCTCTGTGCGCAAACCAACCTTGGACACGGCAAAGCAAATTATTGAGCACCCCAAAGTCAACATGCTGGTGGCCACAGGCGGCAGGCCGGTAGTGAAAGTAGTGCTCAGCTCTGGCAAGAAGGCCATTGGTGCCGGCGCCGGCAATCCACCGGCACTAGTGGACGAGACAGCACATATTCGCAGAGCTGCCCGCTGTATTGTTGATGGGGCCAGCATCAACAACAACGTCTTTTGCACCTCTGAAAAAGAAGTGATAGTCGTGGACGAAGTGGCCAATTCACTGATCAAGTTCATGCAGGAAACCGGCAAGGTCTATCTGCTCGATGCGGAGGAGGCCAGCAGAGTGACGGATCTTGTGGTCACTCCTGAGGGCAAGGTCAATGTTGCCTACATAGGCAAAAACGTGCAGGTCATATTGCGCCAGATTGGCATTGAATTGGGCGAGGAATACCGCCTGGCCATTTTCGAGGCCGCCAAGGATCATCCCCTGGTATGGCTGGAACAGATGATGCCCATTATGCCCATAGTGCGCGTCCAGGATGTCCAGGAAGGAATCAGTTTCGCCGTAGAGGTGGAGCAGGGGAACAGGCATACTGCCATTATGCATTCAACAAACGTGGACAATATGACTGCCTTTGCCCGGGCTGTGCAGACGACCATATTCGTAAAAAATGGACCTTCCTTTGCTGGAATAGGCCTCGGAGGAGAGGGACATACTGCCTTTACTATTGCCGGGCCCACAGGAGAGGGATTGACCTCTGCACGAACGTTCACTCGCCAGCGGCGCTGTACGCTGGTAGAGGGTTTCAGGATTATTTGA
- the eutJ gene encoding ethanolamine utilization protein EutJ codes for MKIKEAANKRIAAFAEALILNGNSRPTGELYAGVDLGTAYIVTAVVDSQGTPVAGVLTRSESSVRDGLVLDYVGAIAILRRQLQRLRQAGLAVGLAKAAYPPGTTGRNASAFGNVLTAVGLEVQGLIDEPTAAALVLEITDGAVVDIGGGTTGISVLENGAVIYTADEPTGGVHLDLVLAGHFRMELAEAERLKRDSSRQTELFPLLRPVFQKMATIVRQHLQGHQVETIYLVGGTSSFPGIEGVMEEETGLPVVRPTSPLLVTPLGIALSCLQSAGRAE; via the coding sequence ATGAAAATCAAAGAAGCAGCAAACAAGCGGATTGCAGCATTTGCAGAGGCATTGATATTGAACGGCAACAGCAGGCCGACTGGTGAACTCTACGCGGGCGTAGATCTTGGCACTGCCTACATTGTTACCGCTGTAGTAGACAGCCAGGGCACGCCTGTTGCCGGAGTGCTCACCCGCAGTGAATCCAGCGTTCGAGACGGTCTGGTACTGGATTATGTGGGCGCCATTGCCATTCTGAGGCGGCAATTGCAAAGGCTGCGGCAGGCCGGCCTGGCTGTTGGCCTGGCAAAAGCAGCCTATCCACCTGGAACTACGGGCCGCAATGCCTCGGCTTTCGGCAATGTGCTGACAGCCGTCGGTCTGGAGGTTCAGGGGCTCATAGACGAGCCCACTGCGGCCGCGCTGGTGCTGGAGATCACGGATGGGGCAGTGGTGGACATCGGCGGTGGTACAACCGGCATCTCTGTCCTGGAGAATGGTGCTGTGATCTACACAGCAGATGAACCAACTGGCGGAGTGCACCTGGATCTTGTCCTTGCGGGCCATTTCAGGATGGAGCTTGCTGAGGCCGAGCGCTTGAAGAGAGATTCTTCCCGGCAGACTGAGCTTTTTCCTTTACTGAGGCCGGTGTTTCAGAAGATGGCGACTATTGTCCGGCAGCACTTGCAGGGACATCAGGTTGAGACCATATATCTGGTAGGAGGAACCAGTTCTTTTCCAGGCATAGAGGGTGTTATGGAGGAAGAAACGGGCTTGCCGGTGGTGCGCCCCACAAGTCCTTTACTCGTCACACCTCTGGGCATTGCCCTGAGCTGCCTGCAGAGCGCTGGCAGGGCAGAATAG
- a CDS encoding propanediol/glycerol family dehydratase medium subunit, translating into MDISEEMVKEIIIEVLQQMQGEKASTATADVEFPAVEFREIGEAKPGTDRNEVVIGIPPAFGRAMTKTIIGIPHKEVLREVMAGIEEEGLRARLVRVNKTADVGFIAHEAAKLSGSGIGIGILSRGTSVIHQKDLAPLQNLELFSQSPLVELETFRAIGRNAAKYAKGETPAPVPVRNDPMARPRYQGLAALLHNKEVQYVKPDMASTEVSVDL; encoded by the coding sequence ATGGATATTTCTGAAGAGATGGTCAAAGAGATTATTATTGAAGTTTTGCAGCAGATGCAGGGAGAGAAAGCATCCACTGCCACCGCGGATGTAGAGTTCCCAGCTGTCGAGTTCAGGGAAATCGGCGAGGCCAAGCCTGGAACCGACAGAAACGAGGTAGTAATTGGCATTCCACCAGCCTTTGGCAGGGCAATGACAAAGACTATCATCGGTATACCTCATAAAGAGGTACTGCGAGAAGTAATGGCTGGCATTGAAGAGGAAGGCCTGAGAGCGCGCCTGGTCAGAGTGAACAAGACGGCGGACGTGGGATTCATTGCCCATGAAGCTGCCAAGCTTAGCGGCTCTGGCATAGGCATAGGCATCCTTTCCCGAGGTACCTCAGTCATCCACCAGAAGGACCTGGCTCCCCTGCAAAATCTGGAACTGTTTTCCCAATCACCCCTCGTTGAACTGGAAACCTTTCGTGCCATTGGCCGTAACGCCGCCAAGTATGCCAAGGGGGAGACCCCGGCGCCGGTGCCAGTACGGAATGATCCCATGGCGCGGCCCCGTTACCAGGGTCTGGCAGCACTGCTGCACAACAAGGAAGTCCAATATGTGAAGCCAGATATGGCGAGCACGGAAGTAAGTGTCGACCTCTGA
- a CDS encoding heme-binding protein, with the protein MKISYPLAATLAAIAEAAAQAVGVPMVIALVDSEGSLLFFGRMDGSLPVSIELAVGKAYTAAALRLATQEVGKLAQPGKALYGIQHSHSKRIVLFGGGLPLRLKGKVVGGVGISGGTVEEDIQVAEAVVRALEQMESLSEQLKPVLATAAYGIDTIAELSQRIEAELRRLDLTQAAGNVSLLKGAVLLAFEGRT; encoded by the coding sequence ATGAAGATCTCCTATCCACTGGCAGCTACTCTGGCAGCAATTGCTGAAGCGGCAGCTCAGGCTGTGGGCGTGCCCATGGTAATTGCTCTGGTGGACAGCGAAGGCTCTCTGCTCTTTTTTGGCCGCATGGACGGCTCCCTACCTGTAAGTATTGAACTGGCTGTGGGCAAGGCATATACCGCTGCTGCCCTGCGTCTGGCCACCCAGGAGGTGGGCAAACTCGCCCAGCCCGGCAAAGCGCTCTATGGTATCCAGCACAGCCACAGCAAGAGAATTGTCCTGTTCGGGGGCGGTCTGCCTCTGCGATTAAAGGGCAAGGTGGTTGGAGGGGTTGGCATCAGCGGCGGTACGGTTGAGGAGGATATCCAGGTTGCCGAGGCTGTGGTCAGAGCGCTGGAACAAATGGAGTCATTGTCTGAGCAATTAAAACCGGTGCTGGCAACGGCGGCCTACGGAATTGACACCATTGCGGAACTTTCGCAGAGAATCGAGGCGGAACTGCGCCGGTTGGATCTTACTCAGGCGGCTGGGAATGTTTCCCTATTGAAAGGAGCAGTACTGCTGGCCTTCGAGGGGCGCACCTGA
- a CDS encoding cob(I)yrinic acid a,c-diamide adenosyltransferase, with protein MKIYSGRGDGGQSRLLSGERVEKDDPRLKTFGALDELQSHLGMARAMTRQEFLRRILYAVQQDTFVASSEIASTGAALSKLDRRLQEVDIAKVENWIDELTASYGLPRGFVVPGRSQDSAAVHVARAVCRRCERLILVLNRQESGLYGRLLVYYNRLSDLLFVLAWVLELRAIVEEAVRSVLEVKSAEGH; from the coding sequence ATGAAAATTTATAGCGGACGCGGAGATGGAGGACAGAGTCGTCTCCTGAGCGGCGAAAGGGTAGAAAAGGATGATCCCCGGCTCAAGACATTCGGGGCCCTGGATGAACTCCAGAGCCACCTGGGGATGGCCCGGGCCATGACCAGGCAGGAGTTTCTGCGCCGCATTCTTTATGCTGTCCAGCAGGATACATTTGTGGCGAGCTCTGAGATTGCCTCCACTGGGGCTGCTCTTTCGAAGTTAGATAGGCGTCTGCAGGAGGTTGATATTGCCAAAGTGGAGAACTGGATCGATGAATTAACAGCGAGTTATGGTCTGCCCCGCGGTTTTGTGGTGCCGGGCAGGTCGCAGGACAGTGCCGCCGTCCATGTGGCCAGGGCTGTGTGCCGACGCTGTGAACGGTTGATCCTCGTGCTGAACCGGCAGGAGAGCGGTCTCTATGGCAGATTGCTGGTCTATTACAACCGCCTCAGCGACCTGCTTTTTGTCCTGGCATGGGTCCTGGAACTGAGAGCCATTGTCGAAGAGGCAGTGCGAAGCGTACTCGAGGTGAAGTCGGCGGAGGGCCACTGA